ACATGAGTCAAGTGAGTGACAAATTTGGCTCTCCGTTACTTTGTGATGGGGCTCAATCTTCAGGAGAAGAGGAGGGATCATACTGACGGCTTCCTGGCGGCTGATGTTACCCTACAAAAAGGTCAACACATGAAACAAGATCATTAAATTCCACAGAATTTAGAGTCCGATGTATAGTCTTCCTCACTTTCATCCCATCAAGCCACCATTTATGGCTCAAAGtttattgtgtattttctgtTTGCATTGACTCACCGACTCTGTCTCGCTGACGAGGAACTGGTGGAACTTCTCCAGCAGGGGAGACTTCCGAATTATTTTACGACTCATGTTGGTGTGCCAGGCTTGCTCGTCGGGATACCTGGGAAAAGTAGGCGGAATGAGTGTTTCTCGTAAATGTGCTCGCACTCATCTCAGGACGAAGATTACCAGCTGAGAGGCTGCGGCGCCTCAATCTTCTGACCGTCGATCTCCAACTCCTGAATATCCTTAAAGTACTTTTCCTTCAGGCAGTGGAGGATTTCCTTGGCGTGGCTGCAACCAGTAAGAGAGGGGCAGGTGTGTGTTGCCATGGAGAACattagaaataaagaaataaactggttttatagaGCATAATTAACCTGAAATTCACACACAGAGTAATATTCGTATGCTGATGTGTTTTTAAAGAGCATGGCTTGGTGAACGACGTCCGGAGGTCTGACCTCAGCTCCAGTCGGCCAATTACGAGGTCATTTCAGCATTAGAGCCTTTGccatgctccttgcaagtgctttcattttgtatttgtgtgtttgactgtttgaaaCGGTCAATAAACAGCAAGTCAATGTACCACTGTGCAATGTTACCCCGCTGTTCATCATTCGTACCCCAGCTATAGCAATTTTTTATGATGAAGTGAGGGGAAATGGCTTCATTTAGCCATTGCCTTGCCGACATCTCGTTGCAACAAAAGGCAGGGCTCGGTACCGAGCCCCCGCAAATTGTTCACTGTATGTTGGAACCGTCTTACCTTTTATAGCCAGTGATGCGGATGGTGGCTGGAAGCGGTTCCCTCATTGCATCCATAAACTGTTCAAACTCTCCCTCTGGAACCAAGCCTTGTTCCTTGTAgtaatgctcaaacagcttatTCTCTTTCACAATGTCAGCATAACCAGCACCCCAACCCTGCAACACAGACCGTGTTATGCTTCCGTTTGTCGGACGTGTTGAGCCATTTTGATGAACCACAAAGGTTTAGCCTGGAGTCAACAAgcaaataaaatgagcccttATCGGACTCAAGTTAACAACTGTTTTTGCTTTCACAATTGTTACTGGTATGCTGCAGTATAAACAACATAACAGCTAGTTAAATAAAGAGTCCGGAACTACAAAGACCAGTTTCACACATTTTTGCAAGAGTTCTAAGCAGAAGAGTGACTCTTACTGCGTTGTCTCTGTGGTCTCTGCCAGCAGGTTGGTTTTTCTGCCTCTGTCTGCTTCTTTTCCCCATTCTGGAGAAGGGTGAAACTCTAGAGGAAAGTATACGAAGCAGCGTGCTCAGAGGACACAAACCAAGGTGGCATGCGACAATAGCGCACGTTTAACTGCTGATCCGCTATGCTAGGCTTACGCTATGTTGAATCCCTGAAGCTTGTGGAGCTTCGTCCTGACCCATGTGATTCAGGACCCTTCTTAGCCAGCCAGTAGCCACCAAATATGCCTTTAAAATATCATAAATGTTATTTCAGTAAAACGCTTTATGCATGTCTACACGGACGCCAGAACATAatgttactttttctttttaattaattaattaatttatttatttttattaaactgaAATGGCAAGTCATGCAAGTCACCTAACGAGAACAAGTTAACTTCGGTGTAGCGGAGATTATTGACATTAAACTAAGTAGTATTATTATTCATGTgcatttaattccaaaataaatcGTGTTTGAGAAGTATTTTTGCGTTAGTTTTGGATGCATGTATGCCGTCAGGCACATCCATGGGCATCCTGTCGAATGCCACCTTTACCACTGCCTCGTACGTCTACGTCGCCGCCTtattggatgtggcaaaatGTAACTTCCACTGGTACAGACCCGCGACATCGGTCTTTTTTTCCGATTGAACAatgaacattaaaaacaatcaaagagGATAATCCTACCACAGTGACAGGGTTTATTTTATTCAGCGAAATCTGTCTTTGACCTCAGTGATCGCTTTGCCGCATCCAGTATGGCAGCGGCGTTTACATACTCTTCAGCGCAGAATGCGGCATCTATGTTTTATTATATCTACGCTAGCGATAGCCTACCTCAATGTAGCGGTAATACGTCATGTCCCCTGAAGATAGCGACAAACATATTAACAACCATCATTGaaacaaacgaagaagaagTCGAAGTTCGAACCGGAAGTGTACATCTTTTGGCTCACTGCATCAGTCAGCCTGCTAGCATTGCTCTCATTGAGTCTACAGAAAGCAGTGTGTTATTGTCTTCAAAGGTCGGATATCATTTCAATGCTCTTACTTTTGGAATGTACATTTTTCACTTGTcctgtctattttttttaatgagctaACGTACTGCGTCTCGAGTTAATTTTGCTGACCGAGTGTTAGCTTGTACTGTCTTGTGAGTGGCGAAGTACAAGAAAAAGCGAAGGTAAATTGATTTTATGTTTGTAATTCATTGCAGAGTAATATACTAAGTTCAAAAGCAACGTAAGGGACAATCGAGGTTTGTGTGTCCACTCACTGCGGGAGAGctacctttttattttaattattttaacagTGAAAGTTTCAAAGTAAATAGCCTTGAATGTAAACCACAATCGCTTCAGTGTTGTTTTACCAGTTTGTATCATAGCCATTAGTGCCTATTCGTTCATTAAATTGGATGTTTGTTCTGCTATTAGTGGAAACCAACAGCATGTTTGTATGCAGCTACAGAACGTACAGCTGTTTAAATGTTTCTCATTGTGAATGGAGCAGAGGGATAGTGATAGTTTACAGCTAATGACAAACTCATGAGTCGAAAGTAAACAGGGTATCTATGAGAGTGTTTGCTCAGTAAACAACCTtgtacagttttttgtttttttaaattacaagtTTGTGCCTTTACAGATCATCcgattcattttttaaataaaacaaaaatagaaaataaatctgAGATGAAGAAGCAAGACACAGAGGAGTCGGTCACCCAGGAAAACGAGGATGTGCCCACTACAGCGGACGGAACGGAGTCCCCTGTGGTTCCGAAGGAGGACGtggacagcagcagcagccccaAAGAGTCCGAAACGCCGCAGGCGGACACGCCACCTCAAAATGATGAGGCGCCGAATGATGGTAACATTCTGATGTGCAGTGAAACCCTGGgaatgagatgtttttttttgttttttatggagTATTACCTCTCGCACACACTTTAAGCACAtttcaacttattaaaacacttaaacttattaaaacaaagtttaaaGTTTTCCTTAGTGCCTTTAGAAATGGCAGACAGttttagaaaatgaaaagaatagtACTCACTCACATAGTTCTTCAAATAAGAAGTGTGCTTGCCTCAAGCTGTTTATGTAACTCGCAGTTGAAGTTTAGTGTAAAACTGACAtgaaacaaaagacaaacttTGATATATCTAATCATCCAAAATGTTAAACCAaattatgtatacattttttttaaccagcatTTCTACCTCTTCAGATGCAGCAGCTCAGTCTCGGTGCGACAAGGCCAACGAGCTGAGTCGCCAGCTGGAGGACATCCTCAGCATCTACTGCAGAGAGAGCCTTTCGGACGATTCCGGCACCCTCGCCAACGGCCAGTCGCAAAGACTCGAGCTCAACGGGCTCGCTGACGACAAAGAGCACGAAGGGGCCGTGGCGGGCAAAGTCAAGGGGGGCGCCAGTGGTGTAgacaaggaaaagaagaagacgcaGGATAAGAAGAAAGTAAAGGGTCTGGGTAAGGAGGCGTTCTCTTGCTGCTAATACaacaagaaacattttttgaaatgtacttgggtaaaaatgattttttttgccgATTAATCGGTTGGTCTcttatttgtacttcattacttcccacTACTGGTGAGGAGCAAATGtatgaatgtgtcagttctcttttttttgtgcttcaTGCAGGCAAAGAAATCACCCTCCTCATGCAGACTCTCAACACATTAAGCACACCCGAGGAGAAGCTAACTGGCCTCTGCAAGAAGTACGCCGAACTGGTGAGAGCTTTCTTCTCGCTGGTCTTGTTCACGAAGAGCCGACGATTCGGTTTCCGAAATGACGTCTGTGTGCGTCTGACAGCTGGAGGAGCATCGGAACAGGCAGAAGCAGATGCGGGCGCTGCAGAAGAAGCAGACTCAGCTGGTGCAGGAGAAGGACAACCTGAGGAACGAACACAGCAAGGCCATCTTGGCGCGCGGCAAGCTGGAGAGCCTCTGCAGGGAGCTGCAGCGGCACAACCGCACACTCAAGGTGCACTGAAGACACACAGAGAACAGCCTAATCAACAAATTTCTTTCTCTTAGGTTGCAATTGGTTTAAAAGGCAGTTAGGCGTTATAGCACCACCTGCTGCTTTTGCATGCACTTGATATTCAGTCCAGTATGTATTTGCATATTGAcatttgtataaaataaaatcattagaTTAATAAGAGAGACTGTAATTGAAGGTCCCCAACAATGTAATTTTGACTTTCAGCTGTTATTATgactttaaatttgttttactttattcttgtaaaatatttttagaaacaaCACAGCTTTATTTGGAGAACATtaattttattctttaaaatgtaaatattatttttgtaataatctGGCTTTATttaccaattccaatgaagttatgtaaaatgtaaattaaaacagaacacaatgattttcaaatccttgGAGTGtatattcaatggaatacaccacaaagacaaaatatttaatgttcaaactgacaaacaaaGTTTATGCATTGCAAATTtcactttgaatttgatgcctgcaacatgttccaaaaaagcttggatgGGCATGTTTAcccctgtgttacatcacctttccttttaacaacactcaataagcgtttgggaagtgtggacactaattgttaaagctttgtaggtggaaatcTTTCCTCTTCTTGCTCAATGTACAaattcagttgctcaacagtctgcgGTCTGTTGTATTTTGCGCTTACAATATTgatattacaacattttttgcagctttcttcttgtaatattacttttCCTAAAAAATGAAATTCCCCCAGAATATTaggattttattcttgtaacgtTGCAATTTTCGTCTTCTATAATTAAATATTCCATTATCTTattataaagaaaatatattattCTCAGAATATTTACATGTATACGAAATAATTATTGTGACTTTtgttgtaagatttttttttgtttgcataaaTATATTTACTAATACTACAACAAGTATAAGTTAGTAACTTAGCACCATACTAAGTATGTTTTATACAGTTGTgcaacttgggggggggggggggggaactttcttgtgactttttttgtctgtagcttttttttgtctgttttttttttttttttttttttttttttttttttttaataaacttcAAGCTTGATTTCATGTGTCATCCATTTTGGATGTCCTGTTTTCTCCACAGGAGGAAGGGATACAGAGGACCCGTCTCGAggaggagaaaagaaaagaggtgACTTCGCATTTTCAGGTGACGCTCCACGACATCCAGGTTCAAATGGAGCAGCACAACGAAATGAACGCCAGCCTGCACCAGGAAAACACGGAGCTGGCCGAGAAGCTCAAGAAGCTCCACGAGCAGTACAAATTACGAGAGGAGGTGCGTCGCCACCTTTTAGTATTAATAGAAGGTGTGTCACTTGGCTAAATTAGTTCTTACTCAAACAGCATATAGACAAAGTGGTGAAGCACAAGGACCTGCAGCAGCAGCTGGTGAACACCAAACTACACCAGGCGCAGGAACTGCTCAACGAGTCGGAGGAACGCCACAACACAGagaaacattttgtaaataatcACACGCATTTTGTCGCAAACATCCACCGGTCGCGTCAGCCAAAGCACCCAACTCTCTTCTCTTCATCAGCTCCTACAAGAGGCGCTCGAGTCTCAGCGGATGTGCGAGTTGATGAAGCAGCAGGAAGGCCACCTCAAACAGCAGGTTTCCCATAATCCTCTCCTCCAGCTTCGTTATGACATAGCGCTCTCTTTATTTTGACTTCTAAAACCCGTGTTGTGCTTTCGTAGCTTTCACTGTACACAGAGAAGTTCGAGGAGTTCCAGACCACCTTGTCCAAAAGCAACGAGGTCTTCGCTACGTTCAAACAGGAGATGGAGAAGGTGAGGTAGCCGCGGTGTCACCACGAGGGCGAAGTCGTGTTTAGCTTTGCCGCTGACAGACGCCGTTTCCTTTTGATTTGATCAGATGACTAAAAAGATCAAGAAGCTGGAGAAGGAGACGGCCATGTATCGTTCCAGGTGGGAGAGCAGCAACAAGGCTCTTCTGGAGATGGCTGAGGAGGTAAAACAGTGCCACTGACACAAATGtcccactgtataataaaaggAGAAGGAGCGAGCCCTTCTGCGAAAAGCCGCACAtaatttataattgcctatcctacctctgcaaatatgtgaatcTTTTAAGTCATAAATATGAGGGGGGGACACTGTACACTCAAACTGGGACGCCCTTGTGTTTTtataccaagtaccaccatcatgaccaaaattaaaatgCACTAGTATAGTAGCACTAATTATTCAATTCCAATGTTTCCATATTAAAGTTTGAAAAATTACCTAACTAAATgttgaaagacaaaaaataacatggaaACTGGACTTTAGTGTGTTGGGACTTTCAATCACATGACCCAGgtgcatttgtttttatgtacagAAATCCGTACAAGACCGCGACTTTGAGGCCCTTCAAGGTAAAGTCCAGCGGCTGGAGAAGCTGCGGCGCGCCCTCAAAGTGGAACGTAACGAGCTCAACAAGAAGGTACAAAAGCTCAGCGGCACCCCCGCGCCGCCCACATCCGACTGCGAATGCCCCTCCCCGACACCCACGGACTCTTTGCCGGAAGCCGGCTCAAACGCCGCCGCTGGCAAAATCGGCCACGCCCTCACCGAGTCCAGCACCCGTAGCCCAGCCTGTGACGTGGAACTGAGTACGGACACCCGAGTGGAGGTGGCTCGGCCCACCCCCACGCAGGAATGATGATCATCACTCAGAACCACAACATGACCATCTCTCACCTGTCACAAATCAAactacaatttgttttttaagtctCGCATCAAATCGGCATTTTGGAAACACCTGACAAGTTGAAATGAGCAGTTCTCATTATGTTTGTTAAGGGGTGGGGAAATTTCTGtaaaatttccttttttttaatttaagaatgggtatttgggatgtattccaaattggaagctttccatgggaattaatttgaatttaatggaaaatatcatattcaagcataaatatAGACCTTTTGTCATAAGCAGACCTCCATGCTAAATATTGCTGTTAAAAAGCATATTTCAACAGATTCGTTTGTTAGtacaacaaatttaaaatattttattgaggAATCCTTTAGTTGCAGAAGGAAAAAGTTAATTATTACTCCTATGTACCTATACTTGCATGAAATCTAGTCAGGATCATGCTAAAATATGTTTTCCCTACCTTTAGTAGTCCCTCTTACAACCCAACCTTTAATttaaattcctggtttattttttattaataccCATGAAAAGTTTCCAACATGAAAAATGTCCAGAATTTTGTAACCATCGTCCTCACCCTCAGTGTGTATTTAAATTCATGTTGTACTAACCGGTTTCACATTCCCCCTTCGACACACACTTTATTAATGCATAAAGAGCCAATAACATGTAATATTGTGAGCACGACTTGATGGAATTCTAAAAAGATGTTATGTAATATTAGCCAGTAATATGAATGTCCTCGGTATATTTTGCCGTGTGCGTTTGTGTTGGGGGACCGCTATGCAACACACGCTTCCTTGCTTTGGTTCTGTGGCAGTCTGAAGTGGAAAGCACTTATAGAATGTACTGTTCCTTCATCACACCAGAATGATATTCATCGCTGGCGGGCTTTGATTGTTACATCATGTTGAAAAGTTCAAAATGTAGGaattatgattttcttttcttgtttagACATGAATTTAAATGCTAATGATGCTCTAGCACTGGGAAGTAATGTAATTCCCTTCCTTGTCTCACACAACAGATTCATTGAACACGCAAAAGAACCAAAGATATTCCTTGTTTCTTTTGCTGTGGTTTTGTCTGTCCTTCTATACtttgtgttttaaataaaaaatctgaactgtgctgactttttttttttttcggaggTTAAGGCTTcaagacatgtttttaaatcaatttaactCTAATTTACTGTATTGAAAAACTTTCCAGTAATGCATGATTCTCAGAGTAGTGACACAGTGTTCCTGTTCAAACTGTGTAATGTTAGAGGGGCTTATAATAATATGGAATACactttttaggactaaaacctcaatcatgtttttgatgagcacttttttttttttttttttttttttttttttttataaagatgGTCCTTGGTGTCTAATGTTTGAGAGCCACCACTGCAGTATGGTATTTGTACAAAGTTCcaacctgcacaatctaatgagatgcaGTGCCTCGTATCATTTCTTTTGCCACAGGAAGACAATGCCTTGAAAATGAACACCCAAAGGGGTATACATGCCTGATCATAACCCAAAAGTGCCTGTGAACTAACATGCGTTCGTTATTTAACAGTGGATCTTTCActttcctccatccattccatcgAAGGGAGCACATATACTGATCCTCTTCCTATTGTCGTGCTGTCGTTGATGCAGGCTGCTGGGGCCTTCTTGGTTTTTGGTGAGGAAggtggtttttattttgaaatacaccGCCTTGACGTTCAATCTGCCCATTGGCATTTCTTTTAGTTTGAAAGCCTTAACCGGAAGTGTTTTCGTTGCATCGCTTGCGTTGCCTTGACGCCGAAGTGTCCGACTGACAGAAACGAGCGATGGCTCCGGGAGGAGACGAGTGGACCGGGCCAGTCGCGACTTTGGAAAGCTCCCGAACGCGACCTTGACCGTTTACAGAGCGGTCCGGTTCCCGGGAGTGGCCCCACGGTGGCGGATATCACCTCCGCGCTCCACCCCGGCCTGTGAACACTGTGCGACGGCGAGCATCATCCAGCCAGCCACAGACCATTGTGACAGCCTTTCCGCCACCGGTGAGTCGAAGTAGCTTTCCccatttcaaatgcatttttcaggTGATGCAGCGGTTTATTGTCTTTCCTACTAAGGACCCTACTGTCTATTATATGTGAGACCCGCATCCGTGACGTCACCAGGCGATGGGAATGAAGCCACACCCACAAATAACACAACCACATGAATGAACCCCTGGCCTAATTTGGAAAACCGTTTATTCGATATCCACGATATCCATCTTAACATCCACGTACTAGTATCTTCTCTAAGACAATTCAGCATACTAGTACAACAACTACAACAACTGTAATGATACTGTATTTCCACTACTGTTTAACATTACtccatactagtaggacaactcgtgtctatatgtgccctgcgactgactggcatgttactagtgaggcaaaactgcactagtaGACATCTGCACCCTACTTGTACTACTCGTGAAGTGCTAGATGTTAACTCGGGGAATTTTAGAGTGTCACTGGTCGTTCAGGTAGCACGCATTTGTCACCTAGTGAACAGTTCTACCTCAGTAGTAACGTGGTTATATacatgtgatatatatatatatatatatatatatataactggtGGTTAGTGTGGTTAGttgattcattgtattttttacttAAATAATTGGCCAAATAACTAATTAAtagaattataaaaataataataaaattgtgaTTATTAAAGTGAACTAAAAAATtaaccaacaaaatacaattgtacatacacattttgactttttttggaattttttatttatttttattttttttaaaccttgtcTACAAATCACCTGACCCATTGTCCGTTTTAAAAGTCAAAACTTTACCCACCTTCACGCTTTACAATGATAGCCCACTAACATGCTGTTACTGTGGCCTCTTTTTTCTGTACGCTATTTTCTATACACTATGGTCATGCTAAATGCAAAGTGCTTCGATCTCCCATTAACaggataatatactgtatagtttcGTTTCATTGTGTTTCTTCTCTGTAGCTCTGCAGTGCTGATGTTTTGCATGATTTAAAGCATGCATCTGGCAGGCAGCACACTGTTGAGTCAGCAGCACTCAAGTTAAAACTGGAGGTGCATTGATGGCTGTAGACTTTGGCTTTACGACACATTGAAATGATTCAAATTGTTGTTCTCGTTCAAtccggtgtgtgtgttttgttgttctgTTCGTCAGCCCTTGAGGTCCATGGCCGCCGCTTCCCTCCGCCAGTGACAGGTAAGCCAAGCTGGCCTCCCCGGCCCCCTCGCAGACACCCGCCCCGGACCCGGACCCGGATCCTGACCCTGACGGGGCTCGCGGTGATGAAGAGCAGTATGTAGGGGAGGGCGAGTCCAGTCAGCCTGACGCGTGCCAGGGGCTGTCGGACTACAAGGACGCAGAGACCATCACAGGTACGCCTGCATGTTGTACTCTAACACAGTGAACAGCATATTCGCGGGTCGCCAttcgcaaatttgatttttgGGGAACCTATCCCCCTGTTTTTCGCTGAAAATATCACGCATTCGCAATAACAGTTTGGCTGTGTTGAAGTGAGTCAAGAAGCTTCATTTAGAGAAAAGTAGTCATTTGCTGCCATTTCGTGGCATTTCTAAGAAATTACAAATCCTTTTTGGCGGGGCGTCATTTACGCTAACCACACttgtaaatattgtattttttaaatgtattgtgtgtgtttagatGTGTGCAACAGTACCGATCTACCGGAGTTCGAGATCATCAGCCTCCTGGAGGAGCAGCTGCCGGTTTACCGCCTGCGGGCCGACACCGTCTACGGGTACGACCACGATGACTGGCTGCACACGCCCCTGCTGGCGCCCGACGCCCCGCTGGACCTGACCACTGAGCAGATAGAAGAGACGCTCAAATACTTCTGTAAGTCAGCGCGGCTTCATCTACATATTGAAACTTATATAGATTACTAATGTACTTATGTACTGTCCTCATTTTTTTAAGTATGGAAAGAAagcagtttgagcatttattcgaaaTCCTTGAGACCCATCTTAAGATCTACATAC
This window of the Phyllopteryx taeniolatus isolate TA_2022b chromosome 21, UOR_Ptae_1.2, whole genome shotgun sequence genome carries:
- the txlna gene encoding alpha-taxilin, which translates into the protein MKKQDTEESVTQENEDVPTTADGTESPVVPKEDVDSSSSPKESETPQADTPPQNDEAPNDDAAAQSRCDKANELSRQLEDILSIYCRESLSDDSGTLANGQSQRLELNGLADDKEHEGAVAGKVKGGASGVDKEKKKTQDKKKVKGLGKEITLLMQTLNTLSTPEEKLTGLCKKYAELLEEHRNRQKQMRALQKKQTQLVQEKDNLRNEHSKAILARGKLESLCRELQRHNRTLKEEGIQRTRLEEEKRKEVTSHFQVTLHDIQVQMEQHNEMNASLHQENTELAEKLKKLHEQYKLREEHIDKVVKHKDLQQQLVNTKLHQAQELLNESEERHNTEKHFLLQEALESQRMCELMKQQEGHLKQQLSLYTEKFEEFQTTLSKSNEVFATFKQEMEKMTKKIKKLEKETAMYRSRWESSNKALLEMAEEKSVQDRDFEALQGKVQRLEKLRRALKVERNELNKKVQKLSGTPAPPTSDCECPSPTPTDSLPEAGSNAAAGKIGHALTESSTRSPACDVELSTDTRVEVARPTPTQE